The DNA region TCCGCGTGCCGGGCGCCGACAGCAAGGAGGAGTCGCTGAGGCGGGCCCATGAGGCGGGCGTCGTGTGCACGGACGAGTATCTGCTGCACCCCGATCCTCATGAAGGGCGGGACGACTGGTGCAGGGAGCGTGTGGCCAGGACCGAGGAGCGGCTTACTGCCCTCGCGCCGGGCGAACGCACCGTTCTCGTCAATCACTTCCCGCTGGTGCGGGCGCCGACGCGGGTGCTGCGCTACCCGGACTTCGCCCAGTGGTGCGGCACGGAGTTGACGGCCGACTGGCATACGCGGTTCAACGCCGTCACCGTCGTCTACGGGCATCTGCACATTCCGAGGGTCACCTGGTACGACGGGGTGCGCTTCGAGGAGGTCTCCGTCGGATATCCGCGCGAGTGGCGGGGGCGTGAGCCGCGCAGACGGCTGCGTCAGATCCTTCCCCTGCCCCCGACGGACTCGGAGTCCTGCGGGAGCCCGCGCGTCCATGGGAACTCCCGGTGATCGGGGGGCTGTTGCCGGCGCAGGTGCGCACCGAGGAGCGATTCGGGAACGGTGACGGGAGCGCGTTCGGCGGTCTCTTTCCCGAGGAGGCGGCGGTCGTGGCGAAGGCGGTGGTCAAACGGCAGCGGGAGTTCGCGGACGTACGGGCGTGTGCGAGGGGCGCGCTCGCGCGGCTGGGGGTGCCGCCCGTGCCGCTGGTGCCCGGGCACCGCGGTGCTCCACGGTGGCCGGAGGGTGTCGTGGGCAGCATGACGCACTGCGACGGTTACCGGGCGGCAGCGGTGGCCCGTGCGGCCGAGGCGGCCGGTGTCGGCATCGACGCGGAACCCGACGGGCCACTGCCGGAGGGCGTGTTGGAGGTCGTGTCGCTGCCCGGGGAGCGCGAGCATCTGCGTGCGCTGGCGGACGTACGTCCCGAAGTGTGCTGGGAGCGGCTGCTGTTCAGCGCGAAGGAGAGCGTCTTCAAGGTCTGGTATCCGCTGACCTCTCGTGAACTCGACTTCTCCGAGGCCGAGGTCGTCATCGATGCGGCGGCCGGTACGTTCTCCGCGCGGCTTCTGGTCGAGGGGCCCGTGGTGGGCGGGGAGCGGCTGCGGGGCCTGACGGGGCGCTGGGCGGCGGAGCGGGGGCTGCTCGTCACCGCTGTGTTTCTCGGTCATGGCTCGCAGGCTCGTACGCCCCTGTGATCCGCAAGTGCCCCGCCCCCGAAGGGGAGCGGGGCACTTGGTGGTTCGCGGCGCGACGGCACCGCGGAACGGCCGCCGAGTGCCGTGCTACTCGGCGGGGGTGAGCCACATGGGGATGCGGGCGTAGCCGCGCAGGGCGAGGCCGGTGCGGCGTTCCGGGTCGGGCTCGGCCAGTTCTATCTTCGAGAAGCGCGTGAGCAGCGACGTGAATATCTTGCGGATCTCCAGCCGGGCGAGTCCCGCTCCGAGGCAGTAGTGGATGCCGCCGCCGAAGCTCATGGCGGCGGACTCGCCGCGGTCGAGGAGCAGGCGGTCGGGGTCGGTGAAGACGCGCGGGTCGCGGTTGGCGGCGCCGATCATCAGGAACAGGTACTCGTCGGCGGGGACTTGGGTGCCGTCGGCGAGGACGACGGGTTCCTTGGTGTAGCCGGTGATGAACTGCACCGGGGAGTCGTAGCGGATCAGCTCCTCCACGGCCCCCGGCATGGCGTCCATGTTCCGGCGCAGCCACCGCGTCTGGTCCGGGTTCTCCAGCAGGGCGAACATGCCGTTGCCCATGGAGTGGGTCGTGGTCTCGAAACCGGCCATGAAGAGCAGGATCAGCATGGTGACCAGTTCCTGCTCGGTGAGCCGGTCGCCTGCTTCGGTGGCGTTGGCGAGCGTGGACGTCAGATCGTCGGCGGGACGCCGCATCCGTTCGGCACCGAGCTTGCGGAAGTACGCGACGAGTTCGTCCGCGGCGGCGTCGGCCTTGGGCAACTCGTCCCCGACGAAGCCGAGTTCGACCATGGACGAGAGGTCGAGCACGACGTCGTGGAAGCGGTGCCAGTCGGCGGCCGGGACCCCGAGCATGCGGCCGATGACGGCCACGGAGAGGGGGAAGGCGAAGCCGCTCATCATGTCGACGGGTTCGCCGGCCTCGGCCTTCCTTACGGCCGGTTTGATCAGGTCGTCGATCAGCTCCTGGATCGCGGGCTCCAGCGCGGCGACGCTCCGTGGGGTGAAGGCGCCGTTGACGAGGCGGCGCAGCCGGGTGTGGTCGGGCGGGTCGAGCCGGTGCATGGTGCCCCGGAGCAGGGCTTCCGCGGAGTGCTCGGCCGGGTCGGGGCGTCCCGGCTGTATCTGCTCGGGTCCCTTGATGACCCGGGGGTCGCGCAGGGCGGCGGCGGCCACCTCGTAGCCCGTGGCCACCCAGCCCAGTCGGGCCGAGCGGTGCACCTGTCCCTGTTCGTGGAGCCGCCGGTAGAGCGGGTAGGGGTTCCTCTTCCCCTCCTTGGACTGGAAGATCTCCGTGACGATCTCGTCTATGTCGTCGGTGACGTGGGTGGTCAATGTGTGTCCCCTCTTGGTGCGCGCCTTGTTCGGCGCGTCAGCGTCGCTGGTGCCTTCGTGGTTCTGCGGGTTGGTGCGCTCGCGGTGAGTGCGTTAGCGGGTCGGTGCGTTGGCGGGTTCTTGTCTCCGTGCTGCTCGTACGTAGCCGGATGGGCATACGGAGTCGTTCAGGTGCGGGGTTGTTCGGGTGGGGCGTTCAGGTGCGGGCGGCGGCTATCGCCGGTGGCCGCTCGGCCGTGAAGCGCGACGTGTCGCCCCACGACTCGTAGGCGGCGGCCATGTGTTCGGCGGCGCCCTCCAGGAGCATCAGTCCTATGGAGTCGGCGTGCCGGGCCTGCCACGGTTCGGTGGCGGTGCCCTTGACCCACTGGTTGAAGGCGCCCAGCGCGGGCCCGGTGTGCACCTGGTAGTTGACCTTGTCGCCGGGCTGTCCGGTCAGCGCCAGCCGCGCCGAGTAGGCGAAGTACCAGCGGAAGACGAGCGCCATCCTCAACTTCGGCTGCTGCGCGGCCTTTTCGACGACTCCGGGCTCGCCCTTGCCCCGGTAGTGGTCGCACACCTCCGCCCAGATCTCGTCGAGGGTGCGGTGGAAGTACGACTTCTCCAGCAACGCGCGGGTCTTCGCGGGGAGTTGGTCGAGGCCGTCGTACTGCTGGTACAGGGAGTAGAGCTTGTTGGCGCGGGTCGGGAAGAACACGCCCTTGCGCAGCACCTGGACCCTGGCTCCCATCTCGAACATGTCGCCCGCCGGTGCGTAGCCGGTGTCCTGGATGTCGATGTTCTGGAGCATGTCCTTCACGGCGTCGCTGGTGGCCGCCTCGACGGTGCACTGGTTGACGGACCCCGTCAGCACGTAGTCGGCGCCCAGCATGAAGGCCGAGGCGACGGCCTCCGGCGTGCCGAGTCCGCCTGCGAGCCCCATGCAGACGGGCTCCGGGTAGCCGTGTGTGCGCTGGGCCTCCCGTCGCAGGCCGAGCATCGCGGGCAGCATGACGGTGGCGATGCCTCCGTCGGTGTGGCCCCCCGAGTCGGCCTCGACGGTGATGTCGTGGCTCATCGGGACCTGCCGTACGAGGTCGGCCTGTTCGGGGGTGATGGCGCCTTCCCGTAGCAGCCCGTCCACGACCTTCACCGGTGCCGGTGACATGAAGGCGCGTGCGACCTCGGGCCGGGAGACCTTGGCCAGGATGCGGTGGGCGCACTTCGGTGCGCCGTCCGCGGCCCGGCTCATGCCGCGGGCCCGGTAGAGCACGAGGGCGGGGGTCATCTGGATGAAGGCCGCCGCCTCGACGACGGTCACGCCGCGGCGCAGCAGCATCTCGGCGACGCGGCGCTCGGCGGCCGGATCGTCGTGGTCGGCGAGGAAGTTGACGCCGAAGGGCTCCCCGGCGCGCAGTTCCCGCTGTACCTCCAGGATGTTCTCCTCGATCGCGGCGGGCGTCAGTCCGCCCGTGCCGAGGAAGCCGAGCATGCCGGCGCGGGCGAGGCGTATCACCATGGCCGGTGAGGCGATGCCCCGGTACATGCCGCCGGCGGCGTAGGAGTAGCGAAGCCCCAGCCGTGTGCGGAAGACCGCGCTGCCGAGCGTCGCCGCTCCGGAGACCGGTCGCGGTGCGGGGGAAGCTGCGGGTGAAAGCGCAGGTGCAGGTGAAGGTGGGGGGTCGGCTACGGGGGTGGGCACGGGAGTCGTACGGGCCTGCGCAGCGGCGGCGGGGAGCGCTGAGGGCGGTTCGGGCGCGGGCGCCGGGCGGGGCACGTCGCGGGTCTGCTGGATGAGCTTGCCGACGACGTTCCCGCCGAGTTCGGTGAACTCCTCCACGCCCAGTTCGAGCAGCCGGCGCACGGTGTCGGTCCAGCGCACGGGGCTGGCGATCTGCTCGACGAGCAACTCGGCG from Streptomyces marispadix includes:
- a CDS encoding metallophosphoesterase family protein, with the translated sequence MKGKLFAVSDLHVAYEENRAITDELVPESGDDWLIVAGDVAERYEDVEWALRLLSGRFAKVVWTPGNHELWTHPRDLCDLRGEERYARLVEMCRGLGVVTPEDPYPVWRGEGGPVTVVPLFVLYDYSFRVPGADSKEESLRRAHEAGVVCTDEYLLHPDPHEGRDDWCRERVARTEERLTALAPGERTVLVNHFPLVRAPTRVLRYPDFAQWCGTELTADWHTRFNAVTVVYGHLHIPRVTWYDGVRFEEVSVGYPREWRGREPRRRLRQILPLPPTDSESCGSPRVHGNSR
- a CDS encoding 4'-phosphopantetheinyl transferase family protein, which translates into the protein MIGGLLPAQVRTEERFGNGDGSAFGGLFPEEAAVVAKAVVKRQREFADVRACARGALARLGVPPVPLVPGHRGAPRWPEGVVGSMTHCDGYRAAAVARAAEAAGVGIDAEPDGPLPEGVLEVVSLPGEREHLRALADVRPEVCWERLLFSAKESVFKVWYPLTSRELDFSEAEVVIDAAAGTFSARLLVEGPVVGGERLRGLTGRWAAERGLLVTAVFLGHGSQARTPL
- a CDS encoding cytochrome P450, producing the protein MTTHVTDDIDEIVTEIFQSKEGKRNPYPLYRRLHEQGQVHRSARLGWVATGYEVAAAALRDPRVIKGPEQIQPGRPDPAEHSAEALLRGTMHRLDPPDHTRLRRLVNGAFTPRSVAALEPAIQELIDDLIKPAVRKAEAGEPVDMMSGFAFPLSVAVIGRMLGVPAADWHRFHDVVLDLSSMVELGFVGDELPKADAAADELVAYFRKLGAERMRRPADDLTSTLANATEAGDRLTEQELVTMLILLFMAGFETTTHSMGNGMFALLENPDQTRWLRRNMDAMPGAVEELIRYDSPVQFITGYTKEPVVLADGTQVPADEYLFLMIGAANRDPRVFTDPDRLLLDRGESAAMSFGGGIHYCLGAGLARLEIRKIFTSLLTRFSKIELAEPDPERRTGLALRGYARIPMWLTPAE
- the fabD gene encoding ACP S-malonyltransferase, which gives rise to MEAVVFPGQGAQARGMGRELFDAFPELTERASDILGYSVRELCVEDPRRLLRSTQYTQPALFVVGALAHRRRQTETGRRPAYFAGHSVGEYCALHAAGAFDFATGLRLVQRRGDLMARAEGGGMAAVLGLDAGELTELLQRGGFTSLTLANDNAPAQQVVSGAADEIAALDAHLHERGVRCVRLNVSGAFHSPLMRPAQEAFEEYVRGFSLGDPRTPVISNVTASPYPPGRTAELLVEQIASPVRWTDTVRRLLELGVEEFTELGGNVVGKLIQQTRDVPRPAPAPEPPSALPAAAAQARTTPVPTPVADPPPSPAPALSPAASPAPRPVSGAATLGSAVFRTRLGLRYSYAAGGMYRGIASPAMVIRLARAGMLGFLGTGGLTPAAIEENILEVQRELRAGEPFGVNFLADHDDPAAERRVAEMLLRRGVTVVEAAAFIQMTPALVLYRARGMSRAADGAPKCAHRILAKVSRPEVARAFMSPAPVKVVDGLLREGAITPEQADLVRQVPMSHDITVEADSGGHTDGGIATVMLPAMLGLRREAQRTHGYPEPVCMGLAGGLGTPEAVASAFMLGADYVLTGSVNQCTVEAATSDAVKDMLQNIDIQDTGYAPAGDMFEMGARVQVLRKGVFFPTRANKLYSLYQQYDGLDQLPAKTRALLEKSYFHRTLDEIWAEVCDHYRGKGEPGVVEKAAQQPKLRMALVFRWYFAYSARLALTGQPGDKVNYQVHTGPALGAFNQWVKGTATEPWQARHADSIGLMLLEGAAEHMAAAYESWGDTSRFTAERPPAIAAART